The Lutibacter profundi genome includes a region encoding these proteins:
- the gcvT gene encoding glycine cleavage system aminomethyltransferase GcvT: MKNTALTHIHESLGAKMVPFAGYNMPVQYEGINIEHQTVRNNVGVFDVSHMGEFYLRGENALALIQKVTSNDASVLIDGKVQYSCLPNFDGGIVDDLLVYRINSEEYLLVVNASNIEKDWNWISQHNDLGVEMINKSNDISLLAVQGPKAAEALQSLTDINLSTMKYYTFKIDTFAGVNNVIISATGYTGSGGFEIYFSNKDAEQIWKAIFKAGSDFGIKPIGLAARDTLRLEMGFCLYGNDIDDTTSPIEAGLGWITKFTKDFVNAEALKKQKEEGVTRKLVAFELIEKGIPRHGYHIVDETGEKIGVVTSGTMSPSLKKGIGMGYVPKEFAKRDSKIFIQVRKKALPAVVVKLPFYKG; encoded by the coding sequence ATGAAAAATACTGCTTTAACACATATTCACGAATCTTTAGGAGCTAAAATGGTGCCATTTGCTGGCTATAATATGCCTGTACAATATGAAGGTATTAATATTGAACACCAAACCGTTAGAAATAATGTTGGTGTTTTTGACGTATCACATATGGGTGAATTTTATTTAAGAGGTGAAAATGCACTTGCTTTGATACAAAAAGTAACATCTAATGATGCTTCAGTACTTATTGATGGCAAAGTACAATATAGCTGCTTACCGAACTTTGACGGCGGTATTGTTGATGATTTACTAGTGTATAGAATAAACAGTGAAGAGTATTTATTAGTTGTAAATGCTTCAAATATTGAAAAAGATTGGAACTGGATTTCACAACACAACGATTTAGGTGTTGAAATGATTAATAAATCAAATGATATTTCATTGTTGGCAGTTCAAGGCCCAAAGGCTGCAGAAGCCTTACAATCGTTAACAGATATCAATTTGTCAACTATGAAATATTATACATTTAAAATTGACACTTTTGCAGGAGTTAATAATGTAATTATATCAGCAACAGGCTATACAGGCTCTGGTGGTTTTGAAATATATTTCAGCAATAAAGATGCTGAACAAATTTGGAAGGCTATTTTTAAGGCAGGTAGTGATTTTGGAATTAAACCAATTGGATTGGCAGCACGTGATACATTGCGTTTAGAAATGGGGTTTTGTTTATACGGAAATGATATTGATGATACTACCTCTCCTATTGAAGCTGGGTTGGGTTGGATTACTAAGTTTACCAAAGATTTTGTAAATGCAGAGGCATTGAAAAAACAAAAAGAAGAAGGTGTTACACGTAAATTGGTAGCATTTGAGTTAATTGAAAAAGGAATTCCACGTCATGGGTATCATATTGTTGATGAAACAGGTGAAAAAATTGGAGTTGTAACGTCAGGAACAATGAGCCCTTCTCTTAAGAAAGGAATTGGTATGGGATATGTACCAAAAGAATTTGCAAAACGCGACTCAAAAATCTTTATTCAAGTTCGTAAAAAAGCATTGCCGGCAGTAGTTGTTAAATTGCCATTTTATAAAGGGTAA
- a CDS encoding aminopeptidase P N-terminal domain-containing protein: MKFFKLFFSLFCLYLSISFAQNNDLPQDFLTPEFHKDRREQLRALLPKNSVAVFFSAAVRNRANDVDYIYHQDSNFYYLSGYKEPNSLLMIFKNEQTIDGKTFNEVLFVQERNEYAEMWTGKRLGVEGVQDNLGFRVVYNGKDFKSYNIDFSKFDTIIFENFKNDVRNTNDAADLFDLIKTFKEKISFDLMNLESLTNDKIDNKAKKRIDTKILQNLMASMREVKTIEELKLLKKAINISAIGQIEIMKAMKPNMSETEAQGVHEFVYKKYGAEYEGYPSIVGSGDNGCILHYIENSKTTIGNNNLVLMDLGAEYHGYTADVTRTIPSNGKFTTEQRLIYDLVYKAQEAGIAQAKVGNKFSTTTTVARKVINKGLADLGIIASEKSYHSYFPHGATHHIGLDVHDLTNYGKFKENMVITVEPGIYIPKGSACDKRWWGIAVRIEDDILITKKGPIILSAMAPRKSEDIEKMMKLPSVLDNFNLPKLD, translated from the coding sequence ATGAAGTTTTTTAAGTTATTCTTTTCGTTATTTTGTTTGTATCTCTCAATAAGTTTCGCTCAAAATAATGATTTGCCACAAGATTTTTTAACTCCGGAATTTCATAAAGATAGACGAGAACAACTACGAGCTTTATTGCCAAAAAATAGTGTAGCTGTGTTTTTTTCAGCTGCGGTGAGAAACAGGGCAAATGACGTAGATTATATATACCATCAGGATTCTAATTTTTATTATTTATCAGGTTATAAAGAGCCAAATAGTTTATTAATGATTTTTAAAAATGAACAAACCATTGATGGAAAAACATTTAATGAAGTTTTATTTGTACAAGAACGGAATGAGTACGCAGAAATGTGGACAGGGAAAAGACTTGGTGTTGAAGGGGTACAAGATAATTTGGGATTTCGAGTAGTTTACAATGGAAAAGACTTCAAAAGTTATAACATTGATTTTTCCAAGTTTGATACCATTATTTTTGAGAACTTTAAAAATGACGTAAGAAATACAAATGATGCTGCAGATTTATTTGATTTAATTAAAACATTTAAAGAAAAAATATCATTTGATTTAATGAATTTGGAAAGTTTAACGAATGACAAAATAGATAATAAAGCAAAAAAAAGAATTGACACAAAAATACTTCAAAACCTTATGGCTTCAATGCGGGAAGTTAAAACCATAGAAGAATTAAAATTACTAAAAAAAGCAATTAATATTTCAGCAATTGGTCAAATTGAAATAATGAAGGCAATGAAACCTAATATGTCTGAAACTGAAGCTCAAGGTGTACATGAATTTGTATATAAAAAATATGGTGCTGAGTATGAAGGATACCCTTCAATAGTAGGATCAGGAGATAATGGCTGCATTTTACATTATATAGAAAATAGTAAAACTACCATTGGTAATAATAATTTAGTTTTGATGGATTTAGGAGCTGAATATCATGGGTATACAGCAGATGTTACACGTACCATCCCATCAAATGGTAAATTTACCACCGAACAAAGATTAATTTACGATTTAGTTTACAAAGCTCAAGAGGCTGGTATTGCTCAAGCAAAAGTTGGTAATAAATTTAGTACAACTACTACTGTTGCCCGTAAAGTAATTAATAAAGGTTTAGCTGATTTAGGCATTATAGCATCAGAAAAATCATATCACAGTTACTTCCCCCATGGTGCAACGCACCACATTGGTTTAGATGTTCACGATTTAACGAATTATGGGAAGTTTAAAGAAAATATGGTAATTACCGTTGAGCCAGGAATTTATATACCAAAAGGAAGTGCTTGTGATAAAAGGTGGTGGGGTATTGCCGTAAGAATTGAAGATGATATTCTGATAACAAAAAAAGGCCCAATAATTTTATCAGCAATGGCACCTAGAAAATCTGAAGATATTGAGAAAATGATGAAATTACCAAGTGTTTTAGATAATTTTAACTTACCAAAGTTAGATTGA
- the thrC gene encoding threonine synthase, with protein sequence MQYYSLNKKAPNVSFKDAVIKGLAPDKGLYFPKKITPLPKDFFNQIDCFSNEEIAFEVIKQFVGDEIPEIALKKIVSETINFDFPIVKINDNIATLELFHGPTMAFKDVGARFMARCLAFFNKQENTTKVTVLVATSGDTGGAVASGFLGVKGVNVVILYPSGKVSNVQEKQLTTLGQNITALEVNGTFDDCQAMVKRAFLDEEIISNKNLTSANSINVARWLPQMFYFFFAYKQLKNKEKNLIFSIPSGNFGNICAGMMAQQLGLPVKQFIASTNVNDIVTNYLKTGKYIPKLSKQTISNAMDVGNPSNFIRILEIYNNDISTLKKHLSSYSFTDNETREAMKELKQKYNYIADPHGAVGYLGLKKYLTKSNVQGIFLETAHPVKFLDVVEPVINETIKLPTQIKEVIEKEKVSIKISKYEELKHFLLSS encoded by the coding sequence ATGCAGTACTATAGTTTAAATAAAAAAGCACCAAATGTATCATTTAAAGATGCGGTAATAAAGGGATTAGCTCCAGATAAAGGATTGTATTTCCCGAAAAAAATTACTCCTTTACCTAAAGATTTTTTTAATCAGATAGACTGTTTTTCTAATGAAGAAATTGCTTTTGAGGTCATTAAACAGTTTGTTGGTGATGAAATTCCAGAAATAGCGCTAAAAAAAATAGTTTCTGAGACTATTAATTTTGATTTCCCCATTGTCAAAATTAATGATAATATCGCTACATTAGAATTGTTTCATGGCCCAACAATGGCATTTAAAGATGTAGGAGCCCGTTTTATGGCACGTTGTTTGGCTTTTTTCAACAAACAAGAAAACACTACAAAAGTTACTGTTTTGGTAGCTACATCTGGAGACACTGGAGGGGCGGTTGCTAGTGGTTTTTTGGGAGTTAAAGGTGTTAACGTTGTAATTTTATATCCAAGTGGGAAAGTTAGTAATGTGCAAGAAAAACAGTTAACAACACTAGGCCAAAATATAACAGCGTTGGAAGTTAATGGTACTTTTGATGATTGCCAAGCAATGGTGAAAAGAGCTTTTTTAGATGAGGAAATAATTTCAAATAAAAATTTAACTTCAGCAAACTCTATAAATGTAGCTCGCTGGTTACCTCAAATGTTTTATTTCTTTTTTGCTTATAAACAATTAAAAAACAAAGAGAAAAACCTTATTTTTTCTATTCCTAGTGGAAACTTTGGAAATATTTGCGCTGGTATGATGGCACAACAATTAGGACTACCTGTAAAACAATTTATTGCTTCAACGAATGTGAATGATATTGTTACTAATTACTTAAAAACTGGTAAATACATACCAAAATTATCAAAACAAACCATCTCTAACGCAATGGATGTAGGTAATCCAAGCAATTTTATACGTATTTTAGAAATATACAATAATGATATTTCAACATTGAAAAAACACCTATCCTCCTATTCTTTTACAGATAATGAAACACGTGAAGCTATGAAAGAATTAAAACAAAAATACAATTATATTGCTGACCCACATGGTGCTGTTGGGTATCTAGGTTTGAAAAAATATTTAACAAAAAGCAACGTTCAGGGAATATTTTTAGAAACAGCACATCCTGTTAAATTTTTAGATGTTGTTGAACCTGTTATTAATGAAACTATTAAACTGCCAACTCAAATTAAAGAAGTAATTGAAAAAGAGAAAGTTTCTATAAAAATCTCAAAATATGAAGAATTGAAACATTTTTTGTTAAGTTCATAG
- a CDS encoding homoserine kinase — protein sequence MNEIKIFTPATIANVSCGFDVLGLALDTVGDEMIIKKVTQKGIRITKIIGQKLPLETHNNVAGVAALALLDEIDCEFGFEIEITKKIKPGSGIGSSAASSAGAVWAINKLLEQPFSNLDLVRFAMEGERLASGVAHADNVAPALFGGFTLVRSYKPLDIIRIHTPKELYATIIHPQIEVKTSDARNILKTTVTLKDAIKQWGNVGGLISGLYTEDYDLIGRSLEDHIVEPIRSILIPAFNLVKQQSLTAGALGCGISGSGPSIFALSKGKETALKVAEAMKLVYNKVGIDYDIHISKVNKEGIKILK from the coding sequence ATGAACGAAATTAAAATATTTACCCCAGCAACCATAGCGAATGTTTCTTGTGGATTTGACGTATTAGGCTTAGCACTTGATACTGTTGGAGATGAAATGATTATTAAAAAAGTAACGCAAAAAGGTATTCGAATTACAAAAATAATTGGTCAAAAACTACCTTTAGAAACACATAATAATGTTGCTGGTGTGGCCGCATTAGCCTTGCTAGATGAAATTGATTGTGAATTTGGATTTGAAATTGAAATAACTAAAAAAATAAAACCCGGAAGTGGCATTGGAAGCAGCGCAGCAAGTTCTGCAGGTGCCGTTTGGGCTATTAACAAATTACTAGAGCAACCTTTTAGCAATTTAGATTTAGTGCGTTTTGCTATGGAAGGGGAACGTTTAGCTTCTGGTGTAGCACATGCAGATAATGTAGCTCCTGCCCTTTTTGGAGGTTTTACATTGGTTAGAAGTTATAAGCCATTAGATATTATTCGTATTCACACTCCTAAAGAATTATACGCCACAATTATCCACCCTCAAATTGAAGTTAAAACCTCTGATGCTCGAAATATTTTAAAAACAACTGTTACTTTAAAAGATGCTATTAAACAATGGGGAAATGTTGGCGGATTAATAAGTGGTTTATATACTGAAGACTACGATTTAATAGGTCGCTCTTTAGAAGACCATATTGTGGAACCAATTCGTTCAATTTTAATTCCTGCTTTTAACCTTGTTAAGCAACAGTCTTTAACAGCAGGTGCTTTAGGGTGTGGTATTTCAGGATCAGGCCCTTCAATTTTCGCTTTAAGTAAGGGGAAAGAAACAGCCTTAAAAGTAGCAGAAGCAATGAAATTAGTTTATAATAAGGTTGGTATTGATTATGATATACACATATCTAAAGTGAATAAAGAAGGAATTAAAATTTTAAAATAA
- the thrA gene encoding bifunctional aspartate kinase/homoserine dehydrogenase I, giving the protein MKVLKFGGSSVASSENINKVIHIVKKSAKKSKIAVIVSAFGGVTNLLLEAGDLACANNKFYLEKLQDIEERHLQIVRELISINSQSSILGTVKKMLNKLEDILEGVFLINELSNKTADKIVSFGELLSSYIIAEAMKNNNLDVSLKNTKELIFTDENFSNATVKFKKTNTAIEDFFTQSKNKIVILPGFIAATNKGETSTLGRGGSDYTAAIITAATNAEILEIWTDVSGMFTANPKFVKQAFPIKNISYQEAMELSHFGAKVLYPPTIQPVLEKEIPIVIKNTFNPKEEGTLITKISTNKNPIKGISHIENMALITLEGSGMIGIPGISKRLFGALSQEKINISLITQASSEHSICIAIDNIDTEKAKLIIDEEFVYEIQQHKVKPLHVEKNNAIIALVGDSMKSHQGISGKMFSTLGKNNVNIRAIAQGASEKNISAVIAHKDVKKALNTLHSTFFENQVKQLNLFVVGVGNVGSKLLNQIKNQQQYLVDNLRIQIRIIAITNSKKMLFNEDGIDLENWKTPLENAENLDMSLFHTKIIELNYRNSIFVDNTANKNIANLYANYLKESVAVVTCNKIACSSNYSNYLNLKKLSRAYNAPFLYETNVGAGLPIIDTLKNLIASGDKVTKIQAVLSGSLNFIFNNFNANTSFFEVVKQAGVEGFTEPDPRIDLSGVDVMRKILILARESGMKLELEDIKNESFLPKSSLNTDSVEDFMDTLKNEATHFNKIRDKAVTNNCRLKYVAELNNGNAKVGLNEIAPNHPFYNLEGSDNIVLFFTERYKQQPLIIKGAGAGADVTASGLFADIIRIGNN; this is encoded by the coding sequence ATGAAAGTATTAAAATTTGGAGGTTCATCAGTAGCTTCCTCTGAAAATATAAATAAAGTAATCCATATTGTAAAAAAAAGTGCTAAAAAATCTAAAATAGCAGTTATTGTATCTGCATTTGGTGGAGTTACAAACTTACTTTTAGAAGCTGGTGATTTGGCTTGTGCCAATAATAAATTTTATTTAGAAAAATTACAAGATATTGAAGAACGCCATTTACAAATTGTTAGAGAATTAATATCCATAAATAGTCAAAGTAGTATTTTAGGAACCGTAAAAAAAATGCTAAATAAATTAGAAGATATACTTGAAGGTGTTTTTTTAATTAATGAACTCTCTAACAAAACAGCTGATAAAATAGTAAGTTTTGGAGAATTACTTTCATCATATATTATTGCTGAAGCAATGAAAAATAACAATCTTGATGTTTCTTTAAAAAACACTAAAGAGTTGATATTTACTGATGAAAATTTCTCAAATGCAACTGTTAAATTTAAGAAAACAAATACAGCTATTGAAGATTTTTTTACACAAAGTAAAAATAAGATAGTTATTTTACCCGGATTTATTGCTGCTACAAACAAAGGTGAAACTTCAACTTTAGGACGTGGAGGATCAGATTATACCGCTGCAATTATTACTGCAGCAACAAATGCTGAAATTCTAGAAATTTGGACAGATGTTAGTGGTATGTTTACAGCCAATCCTAAATTTGTAAAGCAGGCATTTCCAATAAAAAATATTTCATACCAAGAAGCCATGGAGTTGTCTCATTTTGGAGCAAAAGTACTCTACCCTCCAACGATACAACCTGTACTAGAAAAAGAAATTCCAATTGTAATAAAAAATACATTCAACCCTAAAGAAGAAGGGACTTTAATTACCAAAATATCTACAAATAAAAATCCAATAAAAGGAATTAGTCATATTGAAAACATGGCACTTATTACCTTAGAAGGCAGTGGAATGATTGGTATTCCTGGTATTTCTAAACGTTTATTTGGTGCACTTTCTCAAGAAAAAATTAACATATCTCTAATAACTCAAGCATCATCAGAGCATTCTATATGTATTGCCATTGATAATATTGATACTGAAAAGGCAAAATTAATAATTGATGAAGAATTTGTTTATGAAATACAACAGCACAAAGTAAAGCCTTTGCATGTTGAGAAAAATAATGCCATTATTGCTTTAGTTGGTGACAGTATGAAAAGTCATCAAGGTATAAGTGGTAAAATGTTTAGTACACTAGGGAAAAATAATGTAAACATTAGAGCTATTGCCCAAGGTGCATCAGAAAAAAATATTTCAGCTGTAATTGCACATAAAGATGTTAAAAAAGCTTTAAACACATTACACTCTACCTTTTTTGAAAATCAAGTAAAACAATTAAACCTGTTTGTAGTTGGAGTTGGTAATGTAGGTAGCAAATTGCTTAATCAAATTAAAAACCAGCAACAATATTTGGTAGATAACTTAAGAATTCAAATTAGAATAATTGCAATTACAAATTCTAAAAAAATGTTATTTAATGAGGATGGTATTGATTTAGAGAATTGGAAGACACCTCTAGAAAATGCAGAAAATTTAGATATGAGTTTATTTCATACTAAAATAATTGAACTGAATTATAGAAATAGTATTTTTGTTGACAATACAGCCAATAAAAATATTGCTAATTTATATGCTAATTATTTAAAAGAAAGTGTTGCTGTTGTTACTTGTAATAAAATTGCATGTTCCTCAAATTATTCAAACTATTTGAACCTAAAAAAATTATCACGAGCATACAATGCTCCTTTTTTATATGAAACAAATGTTGGTGCAGGTTTACCAATAATTGACACACTTAAAAACTTGATAGCTTCAGGAGATAAAGTAACTAAAATACAAGCTGTTTTATCTGGTAGTTTAAACTTTATATTTAATAATTTCAATGCTAATACTTCATTTTTTGAAGTGGTTAAACAAGCTGGTGTTGAGGGTTTCACAGAGCCTGACCCAAGAATAGATTTAAGTGGTGTAGATGTAATGCGAAAAATACTAATTTTAGCTCGTGAAAGTGGAATGAAATTGGAATTAGAAGATATTAAAAATGAATCTTTTTTGCCAAAATCGTCCCTAAATACTGATTCAGTTGAAGATTTTATGGATACCTTAAAAAATGAAGCAACTCATTTTAATAAAATCAGAGATAAAGCAGTAACTAATAATTGCAGATTAAAATATGTTGCCGAGTTGAACAATGGGAATGCAAAAGTTGGTTTAAATGAAATTGCGCCTAATCATCCTTTTTATAATTTAGAAGGAAGTGATAATATTGTGCTTTTTTTCACAGAAAGATACAAGCAGCAACCACTTATTATTAAAGGTGCTGGTGCTGGTGCAGACGTAACTGCTTCAGGATTATTTGCAGATATTATTAGAATTGGAAATAATTAA
- the lysA gene encoding diaminopimelate decarboxylase — protein sequence MENKTLVSLIHKYGSPLYVYDAEKIISQYNRITNAFSTVKNLKLNYAVKANSNINILKLFKKLKSGIDTVSIQEVQLGIKAGFSPENIIFTPNGVSLEEIEEVSKLGVQINIDNISILEQFGNKHPNIPVCVRINPHIMAGGNHKISVGHIDSKFGISVHQVPLIMRVVKNTGMHINGLHMHTGSDILDIDVFIAATEILFNTATEFKNLDFIDFGSGFKVPYKEGDISTNIEELGEKLSKRFNLFCKEYGKKLTLMFEPGKFLVSESGVFLANVNVVKQTTSNVFASVDSGFNHLIRPMMYDSYHHIHNISNPKGRERYYSVVGYICETDTFGSNRRISEIKEGDILCFNNAGAYCFSMASNYNSRYKPAEVLLYNGKDYLIRKQETFDDLLKNQVIINLN from the coding sequence ATGGAAAATAAAACCTTAGTTTCACTTATTCATAAATATGGAAGCCCATTATATGTTTATGATGCTGAAAAAATCATATCACAATACAACCGTATTACAAATGCTTTTTCAACAGTAAAAAACTTAAAATTAAATTATGCCGTAAAAGCAAATTCAAATATTAATATTTTAAAGCTTTTCAAAAAATTAAAATCTGGAATTGATACTGTTTCTATTCAAGAAGTTCAACTAGGTATTAAAGCTGGTTTTTCACCAGAGAATATTATATTTACACCAAATGGTGTTTCTTTAGAAGAAATTGAAGAAGTTTCAAAATTAGGTGTTCAAATAAACATTGATAATATTTCCATTTTAGAACAGTTTGGAAACAAGCACCCTAATATTCCTGTTTGTGTACGTATAAACCCACATATTATGGCCGGTGGGAATCATAAAATTTCAGTAGGTCATATAGATTCTAAATTTGGGATTTCAGTTCATCAGGTTCCACTCATAATGCGTGTTGTTAAAAACACAGGAATGCATATTAATGGTCTTCATATGCACACTGGCTCTGATATTTTAGATATTGATGTATTTATTGCTGCTACAGAAATACTTTTTAATACTGCTACTGAATTTAAAAACTTAGATTTTATAGATTTTGGAAGTGGGTTTAAAGTACCTTATAAAGAAGGAGATATTTCAACAAATATTGAAGAATTAGGAGAAAAACTATCTAAAAGATTCAATCTGTTCTGTAAAGAATACGGTAAAAAATTGACTTTAATGTTTGAGCCTGGTAAATTCTTAGTAAGTGAATCGGGTGTGTTTTTAGCAAATGTAAACGTAGTTAAACAAACAACATCAAATGTTTTTGCTAGTGTAGATTCTGGATTTAACCACTTAATTCGCCCAATGATGTACGATTCATATCATCATATTCACAACATATCAAACCCTAAAGGACGTGAACGCTATTACTCTGTTGTAGGTTATATTTGTGAAACAGATACTTTTGGATCTAACAGAAGAATTAGCGAAATTAAAGAAGGTGATATTTTATGTTTTAACAATGCGGGTGCCTATTGTTTTTCTATGGCTTCTAATTATAATTCTCGCTACAAACCTGCCGAAGTTTTACTTTATAATGGCAAAGACTATTTGATAAGAAAACAAGAAACCTTTGATGATTTACTTAAAAATCAAGTTATTATTAACTTAAACTAA
- the pepT gene encoding peptidase T, whose product MQNITDRFVKYITIDTQSDPENSAFPSTEKQWDLARILVDELQEIGMQNVTLDDNCYVMATLPSNVDFKVPTIGFISHIDTSPDYSGTNVNPQFHPNYNGEDIILNKEKNIILSPSYFEDLLLYKGKTLITTDGTTLLGADDKAGIAEIVTAMEYLIKHPEIKHGKIRVAFTPDEEVGKGAGMFDVKKFGADWAYTMDGSQVGELEYENFNAAGAKVTINGKIVHPGYAKGKMINSMLIANDFIAALPKDEVPEKTEGYEGFYHLYAMKGEVEKTELQYIIRDHDLKLFQERKETFQKVADDLNKKIGSTTVEVEIKDQYFNMREKIEPVMHIVDIAEEAMKQLGIKPLIKAIRGGTDGSQLSYKGLPCPNIFAGGHNFHGRYEYVAVESMQLATDVIVKIAQITTERAK is encoded by the coding sequence ATGCAAAATATAACAGATCGATTCGTTAAGTATATTACTATAGACACTCAGTCAGACCCTGAAAATTCAGCATTTCCAAGTACTGAAAAACAATGGGATTTAGCACGTATTTTAGTTGATGAACTGCAAGAAATTGGGATGCAAAATGTAACATTAGATGATAATTGTTATGTAATGGCTACACTACCTTCAAATGTAGATTTCAAAGTTCCAACCATTGGTTTTATCTCACATATTGATACTAGTCCAGATTATTCAGGCACTAACGTAAACCCTCAATTTCATCCCAATTACAATGGTGAAGACATTATTTTAAATAAAGAAAAAAATATTATTCTTTCTCCAAGTTATTTTGAAGATTTACTACTATACAAAGGAAAAACATTAATAACCACTGACGGCACTACCCTATTAGGGGCCGATGATAAAGCTGGAATTGCTGAAATAGTAACAGCCATGGAATATTTAATTAAGCACCCTGAAATTAAACATGGTAAAATTAGAGTAGCTTTTACTCCAGATGAAGAGGTGGGTAAAGGAGCAGGAATGTTTGATGTTAAAAAATTTGGTGCAGATTGGGCCTACACAATGGATGGAAGTCAAGTTGGAGAATTAGAATACGAAAATTTTAATGCTGCTGGAGCAAAAGTTACAATTAATGGTAAAATTGTGCATCCTGGCTATGCGAAAGGAAAAATGATTAACTCTATGTTAATCGCTAACGATTTTATTGCAGCACTACCAAAAGATGAAGTTCCCGAAAAAACGGAAGGTTACGAAGGTTTTTATCACCTATATGCTATGAAGGGTGAAGTTGAAAAAACCGAACTTCAATATATTATTAGAGATCACGATTTAAAGTTATTCCAAGAACGTAAAGAAACCTTTCAAAAAGTAGCTGATGATTTAAATAAAAAAATAGGGAGTACTACTGTAGAAGTTGAGATTAAAGATCAGTATTTCAATATGCGTGAAAAAATAGAACCTGTGATGCATATTGTTGATATTGCTGAAGAAGCTATGAAACAACTTGGTATTAAGCCACTAATTAAAGCAATTAGAGGTGGTACCGATGGTTCTCAGTTATCATACAAGGGTTTACCTTGTCCAAATATTTTTGCTGGAGGTCATAATTTTCACGGAAGATATGAATATGTAGCCGTTGAATCTATGCAATTGGCGACTGATGTAATTGTTAAAATTGCACAAATTACTACTGAAAGAGCTAAGTAA
- a CDS encoding WD40/YVTN/BNR-like repeat-containing protein: MKNKVLLFLILIFFSTCKKEYKARETIKISIKNIKLDSSSIRAIEIINDSSIVYAGSIGDIGIITNSGKFKVVKKIVTDTIVPHFRSLAYTNKGIYALSIGNPALLYKVKNNKAVVVYKEEHEKVFYDCIKFFDSINGIAIGDPTDDCLSILITRDGGNTWNKINCDFLPKVNKGEAAFAASNTNIAIIGKKAWIVTGGLKSRIFHTPDMGLTWEVYNTPIIQGKSTTGIYSVDFYNEKQGIICGGDYTDKFGNYANKALTFDGGKTWELVSENKAPKYVSCVQYIPNTQGKEVVAVSTNGIFYSKNSGRNWEKISDKGFYAIRFVSRKTAWLSGNNKIAKMNILNF; this comes from the coding sequence ATGAAAAACAAAGTATTACTCTTCTTAATTTTAATCTTTTTTAGCACCTGTAAAAAAGAATACAAAGCTAGAGAAACTATTAAAATTTCAATAAAAAATATTAAATTAGACAGTAGTAGCATTAGGGCTATTGAAATTATAAATGACTCATCTATTGTGTATGCTGGATCTATAGGCGACATTGGTATAATTACCAATTCAGGTAAATTTAAAGTCGTTAAAAAAATAGTTACAGATACTATTGTACCTCACTTTAGGTCATTGGCATACACCAATAAAGGAATATATGCACTAAGCATTGGGAACCCAGCACTACTTTATAAAGTGAAGAATAATAAAGCAGTTGTTGTATATAAAGAAGAGCATGAAAAAGTTTTTTACGACTGCATAAAATTCTTCGATAGTATAAATGGAATTGCAATTGGTGACCCAACAGATGATTGTTTATCCATATTAATCACACGTGATGGAGGAAACACTTGGAATAAAATAAATTGTGATTTTTTACCCAAAGTTAATAAAGGAGAAGCTGCTTTTGCTGCAAGTAACACTAATATTGCTATTATTGGTAAAAAAGCTTGGATAGTAACTGGTGGCTTAAAATCACGTATTTTTCACACACCAGACATGGGTTTAACATGGGAAGTTTATAACACACCCATCATTCAAGGGAAAAGTACAACAGGCATTTACTCCGTAGATTTCTATAATGAAAAACAAGGCATTATTTGTGGCGGAGATTATACAGATAAATTTGGAAATTACGCAAATAAAGCACTTACTTTTGATGGAGGTAAAACGTGGGAGTTGGTATCAGAAAATAAAGCACCCAAATACGTAAGTTGTGTACAATACATACCAAACACACAGGGGAAAGAAGTTGTTGCGGTATCAACCAACGGTATATTTTATTCTAAAAATTCAGGAAGAAATTGGGAGAAAATTAGTGACAAAGGTTTTTATGCCATTAGATTTGTCTCAAGAAAAACAGCTTGGCTTTCAGGAAACAATAAAATTGCAAAAATGAATATTCTTAATTTTTAA